A window of Zonotrichia leucophrys gambelii isolate GWCS_2022_RI chromosome 11, RI_Zleu_2.0, whole genome shotgun sequence contains these coding sequences:
- the ARL2BP gene encoding ADP-ribosylation factor-like protein 2-binding protein, which yields METSDGESLGVATSTTSDEFDAVVGYLEDIIMDDDFQLIQRNFLEKHYQEFDDSEENKLIYTDIFNEYISLVEKYIEEKLLDRIRGFDMVAFTVSLQQHKDEMPGDIFDLLLTFTDFLAFKEMFLEYRAEKEGRSLDLSSALVVTSLNH from the exons ATGGAGACTTCTGATGGAGAAAGTTTGGGTGTTGCCAC ctCCACCACTTCTGATGAGTTTGATGCAGTTGTTGGCTATCTGGAGGATATCATAATGG ATGATGATTTCCAGTTAATACAGAGGAATTTTTTGGAGAAGCACTACCAGGAGTTTGATGACTCAGAAGAAAACAAGCTCATCTATACAgacatttttaatgaatat atctCTTTAGTAGAGAAATACATTGAAGAGAAGTTGCTCGATCGGATTCGTGGGTTTGATATGGTTGCTTTCACAGTGTCGTTGCA aCAGCACAAAGATGAAATGCCAGGTGATATATTTGATCTGCTTCTCACATTTACAGACTTTCTGGCTTTCAAAGAAATGTTCTTGGAATACAGAGCT GAAAAAGAAGGTCGAAGTCTGGATTTAAGCAGTGCGTTAGTGGTGACTTCATTAAACCATTAA